In the Gasterosteus aculeatus chromosome X, fGasAcu3.hap1.1, whole genome shotgun sequence genome, one interval contains:
- the LOC120809878 gene encoding SIN3-HDAC complex-associated factor: MFGFHKPKMYRSLDGCCICRAKSSSSRFTDSKRYEKDFRSCFGLSETRSGEICNACVLLVKRWKKLPVGTKKNWNHVVDARGGPSLKITSRPKKIKSISKKARPSQISRLQKELKRNNSDAHSTTSSTSPAQSPSYSNLSDDCSDNELTPGSSRSPVFSFLDLTYWKRQKVCCGIIYKGRFGEVLIDPHLFKPCCRNKQQRQQHQPEEEEEEEGEEEEEEEGEEAEDEEVEIEEGQLGVDVSGQKSQADEEVKETPRCEENVGPAQLCVTVTTPPPRSGAVMEGGW; encoded by the exons ATGTTCGGCTTTCATAAGCCAAAAATGTACAGGAGTCTGGACGGCTGCTGCATCTGCCGCGCTAAGTCCTCAAGCTCTCGCTTCACGGACAGTAAGCGGTACGAGAAAGACTTCAGAAGCTGTTTTGG ACTGAGTGAAACTCGATCTGGAGAAATCTGTAACGCCTGTGTGCTCCTGGTGAAAAGATGGAAGAAGCTACCTGTGGGAACCAAGAAGAACTGGAACCAC GTTGTCGATGCCCGAGGAGGTCCCAGCTTAAAGATAACTTCCAGGCCCAAGAAAATAAAGTCCATCTCCAAGAAAGCGCGGCCGAGCCAGATCAGCAGGCTGCAGAAAGAGCTTAAGAGGAACA ATTCAGATGCCCACAGCACCACCTCCAGTACGTCTCCAGCTCAGTCTCCCAGCTACAGCAACCTGTCAGATGACTGCTCAGACAATGAGCTCACCCCAGGGTCCAGTCGCTCTCCTGTTTTCTCATTTCTGGACCTCACCTACTGGAAGAG gcAAAAGGTGTGCTGTGGAATAATCTACAAGGGGCGCTTTGGTGAGGTACTCATCGACCCCCATCTGTTCAAACCGTGCTGCCGCAACAAACAACAACGGCAGCAGCACCaaccagaggaagaggaggaggaggaaggagaagaggaggaggaggaggagggggaagaggcgGAGGATGAAGAGGTGGAGATAGAGGAGGGTCAGCTGGGCGTGGATGTCAGCGGGCAGAAATCCCAGGCGGACGAGGAAGTGAAGGAGACACCAAGGTGTGAGGAAAATGTTGGTCCGGCGCAGCTATGTGTTACCGTGACAACACCTCCACCCAGGAGCGGGGCAGTGATGGAGGGTGGATGGTAA
- the LOC120809882 gene encoding kxDL motif-containing protein 1 produces MVEPTASGVFCNRMLSMVNSEDVNAIIQAQRHMLDRFEKTNEMLINFNGLSNVRLQQMNERFLLHTRTLVEMKKDLDSVFRRIRNLKGKIAKQYPGAFSNIHECPTLEDDDDEFDPVPRRAATTITTATSEQSTESCDTSPDVVSPTVSRCSEDLSQEPPDTPTSDVLETGMLLDEGPDSVPAE; encoded by the exons ATGGTGGAGCCCACAGCATCCGGCGTGTTCTGTAACAGGATGCTGAGCATGGTCAACTCCGAGGACGTTAACGCCATCATCCAGGCTCAGAGGCACAT GCTTGACCGCTTTGAGAAAACGAATGAAATGTTGATCAACTTCAACGGCCTGTCTAATGTGCGACTGCAACAGATGAACGAACGCTTCCTACTGCACACTCGCACCCTGGTGGAGATGAAGAAAGATCTAGACAGCGTCTTCAGGAGGATCAG gaaCCTAAAAGGGAAGATTGCTAAGCAGTACCCAGGAGCGTTTAGCA ATATCCATGAGTGCCCCACCCTggaagacgacgacgatgaGTTTGACCCGGTTCCCCGCAGAGCTGCAACAACAATCACAACAGCCACCTCGGAGCAGAGCACCGAGTCCTGTGACACAAGTCCAGATGTTGTCTCACCCACTGTGAGCAGATGCTCTGAAGATCTTTCTCAAGAGCCGCCTGACACGCCCACCTCCGATGTCCTAGAGACAGGCATGCTTTTGGACGAAGGTCCGGACTCCGTCCCTGCAGAATAG
- the LOC120809874 gene encoding endoplasmic reticulum-Golgi intermediate compartment protein 2, protein MRRLTKKRALTLVKELDAFPKVPESYVESTASGGTVSLIAFTLMAVLAFLEFFVYRNTWMRYEYEVDKDFSSKLRINVDITVAMRCQYIGADVLDLAETMVASDGLKYEPVNFELSPEQRLWHITLLHIQERLRVEHALQDLLFKTAMKGPPPAQHQSEDGPSSLRACRIHGHMYVNKVAGNFHVTVGKSIPHPRGHAHLAALVSHDTYNFSHRIDHLSFGEVIPGLINPLDGTEKVSAESNHMFQYFITIVPTKLNTYKVSAETNQYSVTEQERVINHAAGSHGVSGIFMKYDISSLMVKVTEQHMPLWQFLVRLCGIIGGIFSTTGMLHGVVGFLIDVFCCRFQIGIYRHLKTAPLNEDDTSKTLIPTENAAQ, encoded by the exons ATGAGGAGGCTGACCAAGAAAAGGGCTCTGACTCTGGTGAAGGAGTTGGACGCTTTCCCCAAAGTTCCCGAGAGCTACGTGGAGTCCACAGCCAGCGGTGGGACAG tgtCCCTGATCGCGTTCACTCTCATGGCCGTCCTCGCCTTCCTGGAGTTCTTTGTGTACAGAAACACGTGGATGAGGTACGAGTACGAGGTGGACAAAGACTTCAGCAG TAAACTGAGAATAAACGTCGACATCACAGTAGCCATGAGGTGCCAAT ATATCGGAGCAGATGTCCTGGATCTGGCTGAGACCATGGTGGCTTCTGATGGCctgaaatatgaacca GTCAACTTTGAGCTCTCTCCAGAGCAAAGATTATGGCACAT AACGCTCCTGCACATCCAGGAGCGTCTGCGAGTGGAGCACGCTCTCCAGGATTTACTCTTCAAGACTGCGATGAAAGGACCTCCTCCCGCTCAGCATCAAAG TGAGGACGGCCCCTCTAGCCTTCGTGCCTGCAGGATACACGGCCACATGTATGTCAACAAGGTGGCGGGAAATTTCCACGTTACCGTTGGCAA GTCCATCCCGCATCCCAGAGGCCATGCCCATCTAGCTGCACTTGTCAGCCATGACA CTTATAATTTCTCTCACCGGATTGACCACCTGTCCTTTGGAGAAGTGATTCCTGGGCTCATCAACCCTCTGGACGGCACAGAGAAAGTCTCTGCTGAGT CAAACCACATGTTTCAGTACTTCATCACCATTGTGCCGACCAAACTGAACACATACAAGGTCTCTGCAGAAACAAACCAGTACTCCGTCACTGAGCAG GAGCGAGTGATAAACCATGCTGCGGGCAGCCATGGAGTCTCAGGAATCTTCATGAAATACGATATCAGCTCACTGATGGTCAAAGTTACCGAGCAGCACATGCCTCTCTGGCAGTTCCTTGTCAGGCTCTGTGGCATCATTGGAGGCATTTTCTCTACAACTG GCATGCTCCATGGGGTGGTAGGATTCTTGATTGATGTTTTTTGCTGCCGTTTTCAAATTGGAATCTACAGACATCTTAAG ACGGCTCCTCTAAATGAAGACGACACCAGCAAAACCTTGATTCCTACAGAGAATGCCGCTCAATAA